The Pecten maximus chromosome 12, xPecMax1.1, whole genome shotgun sequence genome includes a region encoding these proteins:
- the LOC117339210 gene encoding uncharacterized protein LOC117339210 gives MAERSVYFQVVSIHLIYICCVISAGATDPPRAAGDVYCWHNSDSSPGMNQSCLTGESHPPNMVSSTTNTTEDFVNNSTGNVTTPAPVKPVMRCLTYTNDTTLRFHPHIVETSLDTWRSCDFDGICDGKPLNQTVSAMINQTSVSVFCCEGNNCNKPVPVNVPKPSTNKSQCYQLTMEGSDMKLQGCKMECSAEGVPCMKSTVYLKSGVVSQMFNCDIDNRCANITQSEPQCRNSSTGANNTQEVCCCQGDYCVKPDQPYDEPNVKDANSACSVVPINSTNHHPPGVPAPKKKVDWLFVGGLIASGAVAILLALLVVVVIIKVKRRTKQNNRLTLSYTRLAADRVPDDDEDVQMLLS, from the exons ATGGCCGAACGTTCAGTGTACTTTCAAGTGGTTTCgatacatttgatatatatttgttgtgtgATCAG TGCTGGAGCAACAGATCCACCCAGAGCTGCTGGCGATGTCTACTGCTGGCATAACTCTGATAGCTCTCCAGGCATGAACCAGTCATGCTTAACTGGTGAATCACATCCTCCCAACATGGTGTCCAGTACAACAAATACCACAGAGGACTTCGTAAACAATTCAACTGGAAATGTAACAACACCTGCCCCTGTGAAGCCAGTCATGCGATGCTTGACTTACACCAATGATACAACTCTGCGCTTTCATCCACATATTGTGGAAACTTCTCTGGATACGTGGCGATCATGTGATTTTGATGGAATCTGTGACGGCAAACCATTAAATCAAACTGTTTCA GCCATGATCAATCAGACCAGTGTGTCAGTGTTTTGTTGTGAGGGTAACAACTGTAACAAGCCTGTACCAGTCAATGTGCCTAAGCCTAGTACCAACAAAAGTCAGTGCTACCAGTTAACAATGGAGGGCAGCGACATGAAGCTACAAG GCTGTAAGATGGAGTGTTCTGCTGAAGGCGTTCCATGTATGAAGAGCACTGTCTACCTGAAGAGTGGTGTTGTGTCTCAGATGTTTAATTGTGACATAGACAACAGGTGTGCCAACATCACACAGTCAGAACCACAATGCAGAAAT TCCTCAACTGGTGCCAACAACACCCAAGAAGTGTGCTGTTGTCAGGGTGATTATTGTGTGAAGCCAGACCAGCCGTATGATGAGCCGAATGTAAAAGATGCCAACAGTGCCTGTTCTGTGGTACCTATCAACAGTACTAACCACCACCCACCTGGTGTTCCGGCCCCGAAAAAGAAGGTTGACTGGCTGTTTGTAGGTGGTCTGATTGCTAGTGGTGCCGTCGCAATACTGCTGGCACTGCTTGTGGTCGTTGTGATCATCAAGGTGAAGAGAAGGACCAAACAGAACAACCGACTCACCCTGTCCTACACTAGACTGGCGGCTGACAGAGTGCCTGATGATGACGAGGATGTACAGATGCTGCTGTCCTAG